A region of Pseudomonas sp. Marseille-Q3773 DNA encodes the following proteins:
- the rpmI gene encoding 50S ribosomal protein L35: MPKMKTKSGAAKRFLKTASGFKHKHAFKSHILTKMSTKRKRQLRGASLLHPSDVAKVERMLRVR, encoded by the coding sequence ATGCCAAAAATGAAAACCAAGAGCGGTGCTGCGAAGCGCTTCCTGAAGACCGCTTCCGGCTTCAAGCACAAGCACGCTTTCAAGAGCCACATCCTGACCAAAATGTCGACCAAGCGTAAGCGTCAACTGCGCGGTGCCAGCCTGCTGCACCCGTCTGACGTGGCAAAAGTCGAGCGCATGCTGCGCGTACGTTAA